A genomic segment from Curtobacterium sp. MCSS17_007 encodes:
- a CDS encoding DUF3253 domain-containing protein produces the protein MGRAIRTAADASASEAAHAERTCASCGRRMPSSASPDAKWCSAACRKHGVDDLDHALEQRIDELLAARARTSSICPSEVARSLEPDDWRPLMEPARRAARRMVARGEVEITQHGSVVDPSTAKGPIRIRRPR, from the coding sequence ATGGGACGAGCGATCAGGACCGCGGCGGACGCCTCGGCGTCGGAGGCCGCACACGCCGAGCGGACCTGCGCGTCCTGCGGCCGGCGGATGCCGTCGTCCGCGTCCCCCGACGCGAAGTGGTGCTCGGCCGCCTGCCGGAAGCACGGTGTCGACGACCTCGACCACGCCCTCGAGCAGCGGATCGACGAGCTGCTGGCCGCCCGCGCGCGGACGTCGAGCATCTGCCCGTCGGAGGTCGCCCGCTCCCTCGAGCCCGACGACTGGCGACCGCTCATGGAACCGGCTCGACGTGCAGCGCGTCGCATGGTGGCCCGGGGCGAGGTGGAGATCACCCAGCACGGCAGCGTCGTCGACCCGTCGACCGCGAAGGGCCCGATCCGGATCCGACGCCCCCGGTAG
- the mmsB gene encoding multiple monosaccharide ABC transporter permease → MNALKSAVGYLTGQLRQIGLFIALIVIVIFFQVATNGITLAPINVSNLIVQNSYILILAIGMVMVIIAGHIDLSVGSVVAFSGAMAGVMITQWGLPWPVAALLCLVVGALVGAWQGFWIAYFGIPAFIVTLAGMLAFRGATQIVLQNQQISPFPEGFRSLGSGFLPSFGTTGYEPLTMILGIAAAAVMVIAAFRGRLTRRKYQLESEPFAWFIVKTAFGAALVIYVALLLASYNGTPIVLVVLGLLVVVYSVVMRSSVFGRHVYAIGGNALAAQLSGVKTKRVTFLLFVNMGVIAALAGVVFTGQLNLAAPGAGNGFELDAIAAVFIGGAAVTGGIGTVPGAIVGGLIIGILNNGMSILGVGTEFQSLIKGLVLLAAVAFDVFNKRRAASARK, encoded by the coding sequence ATGAACGCGCTTAAGTCCGCCGTCGGCTACCTCACCGGGCAGCTCCGACAGATCGGCCTGTTCATCGCGCTGATCGTCATCGTCATCTTCTTCCAGGTGGCGACGAACGGCATCACCCTGGCCCCGATCAACGTCTCGAACCTGATCGTCCAGAACAGCTACATCCTCATCCTCGCCATCGGCATGGTGATGGTCATCATCGCCGGCCACATCGACCTGTCCGTCGGGTCGGTCGTCGCCTTCAGCGGTGCGATGGCCGGCGTGATGATCACGCAGTGGGGCCTCCCCTGGCCCGTCGCGGCGCTCCTCTGCCTCGTCGTCGGCGCCCTCGTCGGTGCATGGCAGGGCTTCTGGATCGCGTACTTCGGCATCCCGGCGTTCATCGTGACGCTCGCCGGCATGCTCGCGTTCCGCGGTGCCACCCAGATCGTGCTGCAGAACCAGCAGATCTCGCCGTTCCCCGAGGGCTTCCGCTCGCTCGGTTCCGGCTTCCTGCCGTCGTTCGGCACCACGGGCTACGAGCCGCTCACGATGATCCTCGGCATCGCGGCCGCCGCCGTCATGGTGATCGCCGCGTTCCGTGGCCGCCTCACCCGTCGCAAGTACCAGCTCGAGAGCGAGCCGTTCGCCTGGTTCATCGTGAAGACGGCCTTCGGCGCCGCACTCGTGATCTACGTCGCACTGCTGCTCGCGAGCTACAACGGCACCCCGATCGTGCTCGTCGTGCTCGGTCTGCTCGTGGTCGTCTACTCGGTGGTCATGCGCAGCTCGGTGTTCGGTCGTCATGTCTACGCGATCGGCGGCAACGCGCTCGCCGCGCAGCTGTCCGGCGTCAAGACGAAGCGCGTCACCTTCCTGCTCTTCGTGAACATGGGCGTCATCGCGGCCCTGGCGGGCGTGGTCTTCACCGGCCAGCTCAACCTGGCCGCTCCGGGTGCCGGCAACGGCTTCGAGCTCGACGCCATCGCGGCCGTGTTCATCGGTGGCGCTGCCGTCACCGGCGGCATCGGCACGGTGCCGGGAGCGATCGTCGGTGGTCTCATCATCGGCATCCTGAACAACGGCATGTCGATCCTCGGTGTCGGCACGGAGTTCCAGTCGCTCATCAAGGGCCTGGTGCTGCTCGCCGCCGTCGCGTTCGACGTGTTCAACAAGCGTCGGGCTGCGTCCGCGCGCAAGTAG
- a CDS encoding SDR family oxidoreductase encodes MTNTTEPTPARPGALVVGASGITGSALVDHLLALGWDVTALSRRPLARDGVRTVAADLRDPDSLTSAIADERPTHVFFTAWQRQDTEAENIRVNGGMVRDLLAALAHAPLAHVALVTGLKHYLGPFEAYAAGEMPDTPFHEEEPRLDTPNFYYAQEDELFAAAERQGFTWSVHRSHTVIGYAVGNAMNMGLTIAVQATLAKELGLDFVFPGSEAQWNGLTDMTDAGILAEHMVWAATSPEGADEPFNVVNGDVFRWRWMWPRLAAHLGVDPARVVGYRDRPRPLEEQMAPHEGAWAGIAERYGLAESDITRLASWWHTDADLGRAMEVVTDMGKSREAGFTAFRRTERAFTDLFDRYRAERLVP; translated from the coding sequence ATGACGAACACGACCGAACCGACCCCCGCCCGTCCCGGAGCCCTCGTCGTGGGTGCCAGCGGCATCACCGGCTCCGCCCTCGTCGACCACCTGCTCGCACTCGGGTGGGACGTGACCGCGCTCTCCCGGCGTCCGCTCGCTCGCGACGGTGTCCGCACGGTCGCTGCAGACCTCCGTGATCCGGACTCCCTGACGTCGGCCATCGCGGACGAGCGGCCGACGCACGTGTTCTTCACCGCCTGGCAGCGACAGGACACCGAGGCCGAGAACATCCGCGTGAACGGCGGCATGGTCCGTGACCTGCTCGCCGCGTTGGCACACGCGCCGCTCGCCCACGTCGCGCTCGTGACCGGGCTCAAGCACTACCTCGGCCCGTTCGAGGCGTACGCAGCGGGCGAGATGCCGGACACGCCCTTCCACGAGGAGGAGCCACGCCTCGACACCCCGAACTTCTACTACGCGCAGGAGGACGAGCTCTTCGCGGCCGCCGAGCGCCAGGGGTTCACGTGGTCGGTGCACCGCTCGCACACCGTCATCGGGTACGCCGTCGGCAACGCCATGAACATGGGCCTGACCATCGCCGTGCAGGCCACGCTCGCGAAGGAGCTCGGCCTGGACTTCGTGTTCCCCGGCAGCGAGGCGCAGTGGAACGGGCTCACCGACATGACCGACGCCGGCATCCTCGCCGAGCACATGGTCTGGGCAGCCACCAGCCCCGAGGGCGCCGACGAGCCGTTCAACGTGGTGAACGGCGACGTCTTCCGGTGGCGGTGGATGTGGCCGCGGCTCGCCGCGCACCTCGGTGTGGACCCGGCGCGGGTGGTCGGGTACCGGGACCGTCCTCGGCCGCTCGAGGAGCAGATGGCCCCGCACGAGGGGGCGTGGGCCGGCATCGCCGAGCGGTACGGCCTCGCCGAGTCCGACATCACGCGTCTGGCGTCGTGGTGGCACACCGACGCCGATCTCGGTCGGGCGATGGAGGTCGTCACCGACATGGGCAAGAGCCGCGAGGCGGGCTTCACCGCGTTCCGCCGCACCGAGCGGGCCTTCACGGACCTGTTCGACCGGTACCGCGCCGAACGTCTCGTCCCGTAG
- a CDS encoding beta-L-arabinofuranosidase domain-containing protein, giving the protein MTTTTDTTTATPATARRARTATPALPTAGAHLAFRPLPAGDARITGGFWALRQDRNGRDAVRSGYERLRDAGNFRNLRIAAGDEQGEVVGPVFMDSDVTKWLEAVAWEYGRAPAQDLLDLQREVTALVARAQAEDGYVDSVQQVRGNGERYVDLKWSHELYCAGHLYQAAVAQHRATGDTGLLDVATKNADHLVATFGDGPGQTVDVDGHPVVETGLVELYRETGNRAYLDLAHWFVEARGHGIIERAGGEPTYFSDRVPVREATTVEGHAVRAVYLAAGAVDVAIETGDAELLAASERQFADMQATKAFITGGLGARWDWEAFGDPYELPTDRGYAETCAAIGGIQWAWRLLLATGRPVYADAIERLLYNAFLAGVSLAGTEYFYVNPLQHRDGAHRDENRSPAHGRRGWFDCACCPPNIMRTFASLDGYLATVTDGGLQVHQYATADLGPVRVETGYPHDGRVVVTVTEDGPLALGLRIPAWSDTTTVTTPDGTATPEPGTLHVVERAWTAGDVVELAFDTTPHRYAADPRIDAARGQVAIERGPLVYAVEQADQQGFTVDDLTVDPDAPVSEERRDDLLDGVVTLRVSGHAPARHEQAAWPYRRVDRPGGATHPAGPTTVTDTTGPTTAAGPADAARDDDATGPTTAARPADAATGLQAVIATAVPYYAWANRGPAPMRVWLPLAR; this is encoded by the coding sequence ATGACCACCACGACCGACACCACGACGGCCACCCCCGCGACCGCACGCCGCGCGCGCACCGCGACCCCGGCCCTCCCGACCGCCGGGGCGCACCTGGCGTTCCGCCCGCTCCCCGCCGGCGATGCCCGCATCACCGGGGGCTTCTGGGCCCTCCGCCAGGACCGCAACGGACGCGACGCCGTCCGCAGCGGGTACGAGCGCCTCCGCGACGCCGGCAACTTCCGGAACCTGCGGATCGCCGCGGGCGACGAGCAGGGCGAGGTGGTCGGCCCGGTCTTCATGGACTCCGACGTGACGAAGTGGCTCGAGGCGGTCGCGTGGGAGTACGGCCGCGCCCCCGCCCAGGACCTGCTCGACCTGCAGCGCGAGGTCACCGCACTGGTCGCCCGGGCGCAGGCCGAGGACGGCTACGTCGACTCCGTGCAGCAGGTCCGCGGGAACGGCGAGCGCTACGTCGACCTGAAGTGGAGCCACGAGCTCTACTGCGCCGGACACCTGTACCAGGCCGCCGTCGCGCAGCACCGTGCGACGGGCGACACCGGCCTGCTCGACGTCGCGACGAAGAACGCCGACCACCTCGTCGCCACGTTCGGTGACGGCCCCGGACAGACCGTGGACGTGGACGGCCACCCCGTGGTCGAGACGGGTCTGGTCGAGCTGTACCGCGAGACGGGGAACCGCGCCTACCTCGACCTGGCGCACTGGTTCGTCGAGGCCCGCGGCCACGGCATCATCGAGCGCGCCGGCGGCGAACCGACGTACTTCTCCGACCGGGTCCCGGTGCGCGAGGCCACCACCGTCGAGGGCCACGCGGTCCGTGCCGTGTACCTCGCCGCGGGTGCGGTGGACGTGGCGATCGAGACCGGCGACGCCGAGCTCCTCGCCGCGAGCGAGCGCCAGTTCGCCGACATGCAGGCCACGAAGGCGTTCATCACCGGCGGACTCGGTGCCCGCTGGGACTGGGAGGCGTTCGGCGACCCGTACGAGCTCCCCACCGACCGCGGCTACGCCGAGACGTGCGCCGCGATCGGCGGGATCCAGTGGGCGTGGCGTCTGCTCCTGGCGACCGGCAGGCCCGTCTACGCCGACGCGATCGAGCGGTTGCTGTACAACGCGTTCCTCGCGGGCGTGAGCCTGGCGGGCACGGAGTACTTCTACGTGAACCCGTTGCAGCACCGCGACGGCGCGCACCGGGACGAGAACCGCTCCCCCGCCCACGGTCGACGCGGCTGGTTCGACTGCGCGTGCTGCCCGCCGAACATCATGCGCACGTTCGCAAGCCTCGACGGGTACCTGGCGACCGTGACCGACGGCGGCCTGCAGGTGCACCAGTACGCGACGGCCGACCTCGGTCCGGTGCGCGTCGAGACCGGCTACCCGCACGACGGCCGCGTCGTCGTCACGGTCACCGAGGACGGCCCGCTGGCACTCGGGCTGCGCATCCCCGCCTGGTCGGACACCACCACGGTGACCACCCCCGACGGCACGGCGACGCCCGAGCCCGGCACCCTGCACGTGGTCGAGCGTGCGTGGACGGCCGGCGACGTCGTCGAGCTCGCCTTCGACACGACGCCGCACCGGTACGCGGCGGACCCCCGCATCGACGCGGCGCGGGGCCAGGTCGCGATCGAGCGGGGCCCGCTCGTGTACGCGGTCGAGCAGGCCGACCAGCAGGGCTTCACCGTCGACGACCTGACGGTCGACCCCGACGCCCCCGTCTCCGAGGAACGTCGCGACGACCTGCTCGACGGCGTCGTCACGCTGCGCGTGTCCGGGCACGCCCCGGCGCGGCACGAGCAGGCAGCGTGGCCGTACCGACGCGTGGACCGGCCGGGAGGCGCGACCCACCCCGCCGGTCCGACCACCGTCACCGACACCACCGGTCCGACGACCGCGGCCGGCCCCGCCGACGCAGCCCGCGACGACGACGCCACCGGTCCGACGACGGCGGCCCGCCCTGCCGACGCGGCCACGGGCCTCCAGGCCGTCATCGCGACCGCCGTTCCGTACTACGCCTGGGCGAACCGGGGCCCCGCGCCGATGCGCGTCTGGCTGCCGCTCGCCCGCTGA
- the chvE gene encoding multiple monosaccharide ABC transporter substrate-binding protein, giving the protein MMKRRIIAGVAALGIAFSLAACSAGGRASTEGGSGDTANGNKGALVGVAMPTKVSERWIKDGNAVKSDLEKAGYKVDLEYGDNKVQQQAQQVSNMITKGAKVLIIASIDGGALSDQLDAAAKAGIKVISYDRLLTGNENVDYYVSFDNYKVGVDQATSLLTGLGVLDDKGEKTGEKGPFNIEVFAGSLDDNNAGFFFNGAMDTLKPYLEDGTLTIGSGQDKISQAATQQWDPATAKARMQNLVASTYSGGTKLDGVLSPYDGMSIGIISALQGAGYGSGDRPLPVVTGQDAEAASVKSIIAGQQYSTIYKDTRKLAKQSVTMAEDLLSGKEPEVNDTKSYDNKVKVVPTYLFQPTVVTKDNYKEVLVDSGYYTEADLK; this is encoded by the coding sequence ATGATGAAGCGCAGGATCATCGCGGGGGTCGCGGCCCTCGGCATCGCGTTCTCCCTGGCAGCTTGCTCGGCCGGCGGCCGTGCATCCACCGAGGGCGGCAGCGGCGACACCGCGAACGGCAACAAGGGCGCCCTCGTCGGCGTCGCGATGCCGACCAAGGTCTCCGAGCGGTGGATCAAGGACGGCAACGCCGTCAAGAGCGACCTCGAGAAGGCCGGCTACAAGGTCGACCTCGAGTACGGCGACAACAAGGTCCAGCAGCAGGCCCAGCAGGTCAGCAACATGATCACCAAGGGCGCGAAGGTCCTGATCATCGCGTCGATCGACGGTGGCGCGCTCTCCGACCAGCTCGACGCCGCCGCCAAGGCCGGCATCAAGGTGATCTCCTACGACCGCCTGCTCACGGGCAACGAGAACGTCGACTACTACGTGTCGTTCGACAACTACAAGGTCGGCGTCGACCAGGCCACCTCGCTGCTCACGGGCCTCGGCGTGCTGGACGACAAGGGCGAGAAGACCGGCGAGAAGGGCCCCTTCAACATCGAGGTCTTCGCCGGCTCGCTCGACGACAACAACGCGGGCTTCTTCTTCAACGGCGCGATGGACACCCTCAAGCCGTACCTCGAGGACGGCACCCTGACGATCGGCTCCGGCCAGGACAAGATCTCGCAGGCCGCCACGCAGCAGTGGGACCCGGCGACCGCCAAGGCCCGCATGCAGAACCTCGTCGCGTCGACGTACTCCGGCGGCACGAAACTCGACGGCGTGCTCTCGCCCTACGACGGCATGTCGATCGGCATCATCTCGGCCCTGCAGGGCGCCGGCTACGGCTCGGGTGACCGTCCGCTCCCGGTCGTCACCGGTCAGGACGCCGAGGCGGCGTCGGTCAAGTCGATCATCGCCGGCCAGCAGTACTCCACCATCTACAAGGACACGCGCAAGCTCGCCAAGCAGTCCGTGACGATGGCCGAGGACCTGCTCTCCGGCAAGGAGCCCGAGGTCAACGACACCAAGAGCTACGACAACAAGGTCAAGGTCGTCCCGACCTACCTGTTCCAGCCCACGGTGGTGACGAAGGACAACTACAAGGAGGTCCTCGTCGACAGCGGCTACTACACCGAGGCCGACCTCAAGTAG
- a CDS encoding alpha-amylase family glycosyl hydrolase gives MLWHVYPLGAVGADVRPAAPVDERPVEHRLGRLVPWLDHVVDLGLNGLLLGPVFASSTHGYDTVDHFRVDPRLGDESDLDALVAAAHERGVRVVLDGVFNHVGREHPAFRALAEQGPDAPTAELFAVERSGWRAGDAVPVRDFEGHDILVALDHDGRAAEDLVVEVMTYWLDRGIDGWRLDAAYAVPPSFWARVLPRVRERFPDAWFSGEVIHGDAAAIVRESTMDSTTQYELWQAVWHGIADRNCFELAHAVERHDALLATFVPTTFVGNHDVTRIASAVGERFAGHAAAVLFTVAGTPVLYAGDEYGWTGVKEEREGGDDAVRPELPGTPPEPTELTHAVEALVALRRRNPWLHRAHTDVVHLTNTAVVLRTATADAAVVTALNLADDPVEVPAADATRVEAGGGDLGDGTLRLPAAGWAVLTA, from the coding sequence ATGTTATGGCACGTGTACCCGCTCGGTGCGGTCGGTGCCGACGTCCGCCCGGCGGCTCCTGTCGACGAACGGCCGGTCGAGCACCGCCTCGGGCGGCTCGTGCCGTGGCTCGACCACGTCGTCGACCTCGGCCTGAACGGACTGCTGCTCGGCCCGGTGTTCGCGAGCTCGACGCACGGCTACGACACCGTCGACCACTTCCGGGTCGACCCGCGGCTCGGCGACGAGTCCGACCTCGACGCGCTCGTCGCCGCCGCGCACGAGCGTGGCGTCCGTGTGGTGCTCGACGGCGTCTTCAACCACGTCGGACGCGAGCACCCGGCGTTCCGGGCACTCGCAGAGCAGGGTCCGGACGCACCGACTGCCGAGCTGTTCGCGGTCGAGCGGTCGGGGTGGCGGGCCGGTGACGCCGTGCCGGTGCGCGACTTCGAGGGGCACGACATCCTCGTCGCCCTCGACCACGACGGTCGGGCAGCGGAGGACCTGGTGGTCGAGGTGATGACGTACTGGCTCGACCGCGGGATCGACGGGTGGCGGCTCGACGCGGCCTACGCGGTGCCCCCGTCGTTCTGGGCGCGGGTGCTGCCACGGGTGCGCGAGCGCTTCCCGGATGCCTGGTTCAGCGGCGAGGTGATCCACGGCGACGCGGCCGCGATCGTGCGGGAGTCCACGATGGACTCGACCACGCAGTACGAGCTCTGGCAGGCGGTGTGGCACGGGATCGCCGACCGGAACTGCTTCGAGCTCGCGCACGCGGTCGAGCGCCACGACGCCCTGCTCGCCACGTTCGTGCCCACGACGTTCGTCGGCAACCACGACGTCACCCGGATCGCCAGCGCCGTGGGGGAGCGGTTCGCCGGGCACGCGGCGGCGGTGTTGTTCACCGTCGCGGGCACGCCCGTGCTCTACGCAGGCGACGAGTACGGCTGGACCGGGGTGAAGGAGGAGCGCGAGGGCGGCGACGACGCCGTCCGGCCGGAGCTGCCGGGGACGCCACCCGAGCCCACCGAGCTGACCCACGCGGTCGAGGCGCTCGTCGCCCTGCGCCGGCGGAACCCGTGGCTGCACCGCGCGCACACCGACGTCGTGCACCTGACCAACACCGCGGTCGTGCTGCGGACGGCGACCGCGGACGCGGCGGTGGTGACCGCTCTGAACCTTGCGGACGACCCGGTCGAGGTGCCCGCCGCCGACGCGACGCGGGTCGAGGCGGGCGGGGGCGACCTGGGTGACGGGACCCTGCGCCTCCCGGCCGCGGGCTGGGCCGTCCTGACCGCCTGA
- a CDS encoding CsbD family protein, translating into MSLADKAKDVTQKVAGKVEEAVGKKTDDAELTHQGQKDQVMGEGRLDKEKAKDAFDGK; encoded by the coding sequence ATGTCGCTCGCAGACAAGGCCAAGGACGTCACGCAGAAGGTCGCCGGCAAGGTCGAGGAGGCCGTCGGCAAGAAGACCGACGACGCCGAGCTCACGCACCAGGGCCAGAAGGACCAGGTCATGGGCGAGGGTCGCCTCGACAAGGAGAAGGCCAAGGACGCGTTCGACGGCAAGTGA
- the mmsA gene encoding multiple monosaccharide ABC transporter ATP-binding protein, whose amino-acid sequence MADTILEMRDITKTFPGVKALQGVSIEVERGQVHAICGENGAGKSTLMKVLSGVYPHGSFDGEILLDGKPVQFGDINDSEKAGVVIIHQELALSPFLSIAENIFLGNERVKGGLIDWNQTNLEAAALLKRVGLKDNPVTKVTDIGVGKQQLVEIAKALSKEVRLLILDEPTAALNDDDSDHLLELIRSLQAEGMTAIIISHKLNEIKAIADKVTIIRDGKTIETLDMHADDVSEDRIIRGMVGRDLSSRYPEREPKIGEELLRIEDWTVHHPLDGSREIIHQVNLNVRAGEVVGIAGLMGAGRTELAMSVFGHSYGTGISGTVYKRGVPIKTNTVTRAIDNGIAYATEDRKRYGLNLIDDIKRNISGSALGKLADWGFVNASKETTVAGGFLKSMNIKAPNVDAVTGKLSGGNQQKVVLSKWMYADPDVLILDEPTRGIDVGAKYEIYTLINDLADQGKGVIVISSELPELLGICDRIYTLSEGTITADVPRSEATPEVLMQYMTQERETPVNERA is encoded by the coding sequence ATGGCGGACACCATCCTCGAGATGCGGGACATCACCAAGACCTTCCCCGGTGTGAAGGCGCTGCAGGGCGTCTCGATCGAGGTCGAGCGCGGCCAGGTCCACGCGATCTGCGGTGAGAACGGCGCCGGCAAGTCGACCCTGATGAAGGTGCTGTCGGGCGTCTACCCGCACGGCTCCTTCGACGGCGAGATCCTGCTCGACGGCAAGCCGGTGCAGTTCGGTGACATCAACGACTCCGAGAAGGCGGGCGTGGTGATCATCCACCAGGAGCTCGCCCTCAGCCCGTTCCTGTCGATCGCCGAGAACATCTTCCTCGGCAACGAGCGCGTCAAGGGCGGGCTCATCGACTGGAACCAGACGAACCTCGAGGCCGCGGCGCTGCTCAAGCGCGTCGGGCTCAAGGACAACCCGGTCACCAAGGTCACGGACATCGGTGTCGGCAAGCAGCAGCTCGTCGAGATCGCGAAGGCGCTCTCGAAGGAGGTCCGGCTCCTCATCCTCGACGAGCCCACCGCCGCGCTGAACGACGACGACTCGGACCACCTGCTCGAGCTCATCCGCTCCCTGCAGGCCGAGGGCATGACGGCGATCATCATCAGCCACAAGCTCAACGAGATCAAGGCGATCGCCGACAAGGTCACGATCATCCGCGACGGCAAGACCATCGAGACGCTCGACATGCACGCCGACGACGTCTCCGAGGACCGGATCATCCGCGGGATGGTCGGTCGCGACCTGTCCAGCCGCTACCCCGAGCGCGAGCCGAAGATCGGCGAGGAACTCCTGCGCATCGAGGACTGGACCGTCCACCACCCGCTCGACGGCTCCCGCGAGATCATCCACCAGGTGAACCTCAACGTCCGTGCAGGCGAGGTCGTCGGCATCGCCGGGCTCATGGGCGCCGGACGCACGGAGCTCGCGATGAGCGTATTCGGGCACTCGTACGGCACCGGCATCTCCGGCACCGTCTACAAGCGCGGCGTGCCGATCAAGACGAACACGGTGACGCGGGCGATCGACAACGGCATCGCCTACGCGACCGAGGACCGCAAGCGCTACGGCCTCAACCTCATCGACGACATCAAGCGGAACATCTCCGGCTCGGCGCTCGGCAAGCTCGCCGACTGGGGCTTCGTGAACGCGTCGAAGGAGACCACCGTCGCCGGCGGCTTCCTCAAGAGCATGAACATCAAGGCGCCGAACGTCGACGCCGTCACGGGCAAGCTCTCCGGCGGCAACCAGCAGAAGGTCGTCCTGTCGAAGTGGATGTACGCCGACCCCGACGTGCTCATCCTCGACGAGCCGACCCGCGGCATCGACGTCGGCGCGAAGTACGAGATCTACACGCTCATCAACGACCTGGCCGACCAGGGCAAGGGCGTCATCGTGATCTCGTCCGAGCTGCCCGAGCTGCTCGGCATCTGCGACCGCATCTACACACTCTCCGAGGGCACGATCACGGCTGACGTGCCCCGCTCCGAGGCCACGCCAGAGGTCCTCATGCAGTACATGACCCAGGAACGGGAGACCCCTGTCAATGAACGCGCTTAA
- a CDS encoding substrate-binding domain-containing protein, translating to MTTTTALGGPGGRRRKAPTIFDVAERAGVSHQTVSRVINGDPTVREAYRSQVTDAVAELGYRPRAAARALAGGRSRALGIITAGDALYGPSSTAVGFERAARSAGYHVLLSTLPDDPRPVDLSGALTTLLAQDVAAIVLVAADNRVLDALASLTVPVTVPVVVANAVQRDAVRTPSARSVAAVAIDQAAGTTLVMEHLFARGHRRIVHIAGPAVSQESEVRRETYARIMRDAGLDPVVLDGDWTPASGYAAARSIDVHAVDAVFAGNDQMALGVLHAFAEEGLRVPDDIAVVGFDDIPEAAHFTPPLTTVRQDFMAMGQRVLEAVRALVEGEPRDETLLLPELVVRRSA from the coding sequence GTGACGACCACGACCGCGCTCGGAGGCCCCGGCGGCAGACGCCGGAAGGCCCCGACGATCTTCGACGTCGCCGAGCGCGCCGGGGTCTCCCACCAGACCGTCTCCCGCGTGATCAACGGCGACCCGACCGTCCGCGAGGCCTACCGCTCGCAGGTGACCGATGCCGTCGCGGAGCTCGGGTACCGCCCGCGTGCCGCGGCCCGGGCGCTCGCCGGCGGCCGGAGCCGCGCGCTCGGCATCATCACCGCCGGCGATGCGCTCTACGGACCGTCGAGCACGGCGGTGGGCTTCGAGCGGGCAGCCCGGTCCGCCGGGTACCACGTGCTGCTCTCGACGCTGCCCGACGACCCCCGACCGGTCGACCTGTCCGGTGCGCTCACGACCCTGCTCGCGCAGGACGTCGCCGCCATCGTCCTGGTCGCCGCGGACAACCGGGTGCTCGACGCCCTGGCATCGCTGACGGTGCCGGTCACCGTGCCCGTGGTCGTCGCGAACGCCGTGCAGCGGGACGCCGTCCGGACCCCGTCCGCCCGGAGCGTCGCTGCGGTGGCGATCGACCAGGCAGCCGGTACGACGCTCGTGATGGAGCACCTGTTCGCGCGCGGACACCGTCGGATCGTGCACATCGCGGGACCCGCCGTGTCGCAGGAGTCCGAGGTGCGCCGCGAGACGTACGCGCGGATCATGCGCGACGCCGGGCTCGATCCCGTGGTGCTCGACGGTGACTGGACGCCGGCGAGCGGGTACGCGGCGGCCCGGTCGATCGACGTACACGCGGTCGACGCGGTCTTCGCCGGGAACGACCAGATGGCGCTCGGGGTGCTGCACGCCTTCGCGGAGGAGGGGCTGCGGGTACCGGACGACATCGCGGTCGTGGGGTTCGACGACATCCCCGAGGCGGCGCACTTCACCCCGCCGCTCACCACCGTGCGGCAGGACTTCATGGCGATGGGGCAGCGCGTGCTCGAGGCCGTGCGCGCCCTGGTCGAGGGGGAGCCGCGCGACGAGACGCTGCTGCTGCCCGAACTCGTGGTGCGCCGCTCGGCCTGA